From a region of the Phycisphaerae bacterium genome:
- a CDS encoding tetratricopeptide repeat protein: MKRTTREQPPAVRPPSGGRVWLALAGILLVGLGLRSAYLVELRHTPDFAAPLADPAFHDYWASALVTGDWTPPPGNPDPAIRTTAYLRPPGYPYFLAAVYWVAGPQSYMAARLVQMGLGLVTCVLAWGLGRALFGRGAGLLVALFVATHWACIYYEGELQEPCLLVLLLLGAVWVLHAWARQPSAWRALVAGVLLGVFALLRPNILLCVPVVAAWMIWVAWRRRGARSGVPAVVALLLGAGLTIAPATIRNYVVARDLVLVSSNGPINLYIGYNERSDGYTARIPDLYELSGENAWSWFLYPQIVRGVEARVGRTLRPAEVAAYFRGRAASYIREHPWHALQLTARRALLFGGPMEVANNKEVHFDRSHSNVLRWLPGWPLALAAAALSLALYVARRRAGVGPANGPQYESIVLIAAVGGAYFASFLPFLVAERFRVTLAPLLALIGSHALVQLARWAQAREWRPLCGWGLAGVVLFGLAQVRVAAYTPQLAGWHMARGDAYARSNDFAAAAAEYARAIELKPEYLEARKTLATALGRQGRAAEALAQYEALLTYTPQEAGVHHEIGRLRLELQQPGEAEAALRTALALRPDFSSAHAHLGTALHQQGRLDEAIAAFRAALSIDPNDADAHYNLGLALVARGAADEAAQAYRAAIAHNPQHVEAHVNLGILLAAQGQYTAAIAEYRQAQAIAPNRFEPYFNLAAALAAQGQHEPAAAALQRVLELKPDFTPARQALEALRRQREKPAEP; the protein is encoded by the coding sequence GTGAAGAGGACCACGCGCGAGCAGCCGCCGGCCGTTCGTCCGCCGTCCGGCGGGCGCGTGTGGCTGGCGCTCGCGGGGATACTGCTGGTTGGGCTCGGGCTGCGGAGCGCCTATCTGGTCGAGTTGCGGCACACGCCGGACTTCGCCGCGCCCCTGGCCGATCCGGCGTTTCATGATTACTGGGCGAGCGCGCTGGTGACGGGGGACTGGACGCCGCCGCCGGGCAACCCCGACCCGGCGATCCGGACGACGGCATATCTGCGGCCGCCGGGGTATCCGTACTTCCTGGCGGCGGTGTATTGGGTCGCGGGGCCGCAGAGCTACATGGCCGCCCGGCTTGTGCAGATGGGACTGGGGCTGGTGACGTGCGTGCTGGCGTGGGGGCTGGGACGGGCGTTGTTCGGGCGGGGCGCCGGCCTACTGGTCGCGCTGTTTGTGGCGACCCACTGGGCTTGCATCTACTACGAGGGTGAGTTGCAGGAGCCGTGTCTGCTCGTGCTGCTGCTGCTGGGGGCCGTGTGGGTGCTGCACGCGTGGGCGCGGCAGCCGTCGGCTTGGCGCGCCCTGGTGGCGGGCGTTCTGCTGGGCGTCTTTGCGCTATTGCGCCCGAACATCCTCCTGTGCGTGCCGGTCGTCGCCGCGTGGATGATCTGGGTGGCCTGGCGACGACGCGGCGCACGAAGCGGTGTGCCGGCCGTGGTCGCGCTGCTGCTCGGCGCGGGGCTGACGATCGCGCCGGCCACGATCCGCAACTACGTGGTGGCACGCGACCTCGTGCTCGTCTCCAGCAACGGGCCCATCAACCTGTACATCGGCTACAACGAGCGCAGCGACGGCTACACGGCCCGCATCCCGGACCTGTACGAATTGAGCGGCGAGAACGCCTGGAGCTGGTTCCTGTATCCGCAGATCGTGCGCGGCGTCGAGGCCCGGGTGGGCCGAACGCTGCGTCCTGCGGAAGTCGCGGCATATTTCCGCGGTCGGGCCGCGTCATATATCCGTGAGCATCCCTGGCACGCGCTGCAGCTCACCGCACGCCGCGCGCTGCTATTTGGGGGACCGATGGAAGTGGCCAACAACAAGGAGGTGCATTTCGACCGGTCGCACTCGAACGTGCTGCGCTGGCTGCCGGGCTGGCCGCTGGCACTGGCGGCCGCGGCGCTGAGCCTGGCGCTCTACGTTGCCCGGCGGCGCGCAGGGGTTGGACCGGCAAACGGGCCGCAGTACGAGTCGATCGTCCTCATCGCGGCCGTGGGCGGCGCGTACTTCGCGTCATTCCTGCCGTTCCTGGTGGCCGAGCGTTTCCGGGTCACGCTGGCACCGCTCCTGGCGCTGATCGGCAGCCATGCGCTCGTGCAGTTGGCGCGTTGGGCGCAAGCGCGTGAGTGGCGGCCATTGTGCGGATGGGGATTGGCCGGCGTCGTGCTGTTCGGACTCGCGCAGGTGCGCGTGGCCGCCTACACGCCGCAACTCGCCGGTTGGCACATGGCCCGCGGCGATGCCTATGCGCGGAGCAACGACTTCGCGGCGGCCGCCGCCGAGTACGCACGGGCGATCGAGCTGAAACCGGAATACCTGGAGGCCCGCAAGACGCTGGCAACGGCTCTCGGGCGGCAAGGTCGCGCCGCGGAGGCGCTGGCTCAGTATGAAGCACTGCTCACATACACGCCGCAAGAGGCCGGCGTGCATCACGAAATCGGGCGTCTGCGGCTCGAGCTGCAGCAGCCGGGCGAGGCCGAGGCTGCGCTGCGGACGGCGCTGGCGCTGCGCCCGGACTTCAGCAGCGCCCATGCGCATCTGGGCACGGCACTGCATCAACAGGGGCGTCTGGATGAGGCCATCGCCGCGTTCCGCGCGGCGCTCTCCATCGATCCCAACGACGCAGACGCACACTACAACCTCGGGCTGGCCCTGGTGGCGCGGGGCGCGGCGGACGAAGCCGCGCAGGCTTATCGCGCGGCCATCGCGCACAATCCGCAACACGTCGAGGCCCACGTGAACCTGGGGATTCTGCTGGCCGCACAGGGGCAGTACACGGCCGCCATCGCGGAGTACCGCCAGGCCCAGGCGATCGCTCCGAACCGCTTCGAGCCGTACTTCAACCTGGCTGCGGCACTGGCGGCCCAGGGTCAGCATGAGCCGGCCGCCGCGGCGCTGCAGCGCGTGCTGGAACTCAAGCCGGATTTCACGCCGGCCCGGCAGGCGCTGGAGGCGCTGCGGCGGCAGCGGGAGAAGCCGGCGGAACCGTAG
- a CDS encoding TOBE domain-containing protein, giving the protein MKYGARNQLVGEVVEIRKGGVMCQVKLKVRGPATMCSVMTTESLKELGLKKGDTVNIIAKAVNVLLTKGR; this is encoded by the coding sequence ATGAAATACGGCGCGCGGAATCAACTCGTCGGGGAAGTCGTCGAGATCAGGAAGGGGGGCGTCATGTGCCAGGTCAAGCTCAAGGTGCGCGGACCCGCCACGATGTGCTCGGTCATGACCACCGAGTCGCTCAAAGAGCTCGGCCTGAAGAAGGGCGACACGGTCAACATCATTGCCAAGGCGGTGAACGTCCTGCTTACGAAGGGCAGGTAG